A genomic region of Arachis stenosperma cultivar V10309 chromosome 9, arast.V10309.gnm1.PFL2, whole genome shotgun sequence contains the following coding sequences:
- the LOC130950734 gene encoding probable carboxylesterase 17 has product MAALASSLSLSPQYRTRSKEYQQHHHGSVVEEIKGLIRVHKDGYIERPQVVPCVSSSALSPELKVTSRDMVIDNVTNTWARFYVPNLHHHNKIPLLVYFHGGGFCIGSAAWSCYHDFLAKLSAEVGCMIMSVNYRLAPENPLPAPYDDGIKTLMWVKQQFLYQYDDSEWWTKKCNFSSVFLGGDSAGANIAYNVAIRVSESALRPLNLKGLVLIQPFFGGEVRTASEKSMAESPGSALNLAASDAYWRLALPRGADRDHPWCNPIAKGAVKLKNLLVPTLVCISEMDILKDRNLEFCDALAKEGITVEYSVFKGVGHAFQILSKSHISKYTTHQMMSCLKSFIMSL; this is encoded by the coding sequence ATGGCTGCTCTTGCATCAAGCCTAAGCCTTAGTCCACAATACAGAACAAGAAGCAAAGAATATCAACAACATCATCATGGTTCTGTTGTTGAGGAAATCAAAGGGCTTATTAGAGTTCACAAAGATGGATACATAGAACGACCTCAAGTTGTTCCATGTGTCAGTTCTTCAGCTCTGAGTCCGGAACTAAAAGTTACATCAAGAGACATGGTCATTGACAACGTTACAAACACATGGGCACGTTTCTATGTTCCAAATCTCCACCATCACAATAAGATACCTTTGCTGGTGTATTTTCATGGTGGTGGCTTCTGCATTGGATCAGCAGCATGGAGTTGCTACCATGATTTCCTCGCTAAGCTATCTGCTGAAGTAGGGTGCATGATTATGTCAGTGAACTACCGATTGGCACCGGAGAATCCTCTTCCAGCACCATATGATGATGGAATAAAGACATTAATGTGGGTGAAACAACAATTTCTATATCAATACGATGATAGTGAATGGTGGACTAAGAAATGCAACTTTTCAAGTGTGTTCTTAGGAGGTGACAGTGCAGGTGCTAACATAGCTTACAATGTTGCCATAAGAGTATCTGAATCTGCTTTGAGGCCTTTAAACTTGAAGGGACTTGTTCTGATACAACCTTTCTTCGGTGGAGAAGTGAGAACAGCATCTGAGAAATCCATGGCTGAATCACCTGGCTCTGCCCTTAACTTGGCAGCGTCCGATGCCTACTGGCGTCTGGCGCTGCCACGTGGGGCGGACCGTGATCATCCGTGGTGCAATCCTATTGCAAAAGGGGCAGTAAAGTTGAAGAATTTATTGGTGCCAACGTTGGTGTGCATATCAGAGATGGATATATTGAAGGATAGGAACTTGGAGTTCTGTGATGCTTTGGCCAAAGAGGGTATCACAGTGGAATATTCTGTCTTCAAAGGTGTTGGCCATGCCTTTCAGATTCTCAGCAAATCTCACATCTCAAAATACACAACACATCAAATGATGTCTTGTCTCAAGTCCTTCATCATGTCTCTCTGA